From the genome of Desulfonauticus submarinus:
AAGCCAGGACCAGCACAAAGTAGTAACCCCACTACTACTAGCATGTTAAGTAAAAACTTTTTCATCTACACCCCTCCTTTAATTCTATTTTGAAGACTTGCATATCGCAAACTAACATCTAAATCAACTTTTTATTTATTTTCCGAGTCTTTTTTTCTTTTTATTCAATATATTAGCCTCTAAAATGAATTTTTTTCAGAAAAAACAAAAAAGCCCTGTCAGATGACAGGGCTTTTTCTAAAACTGATGTTCTCTACTGAAACTTATTCGCCAAGACCTTTACGACCAATTTGTCTAGCATAAGCTAGTGCCACTGTCCTATAAACCAAGTGCGCCAATTTAGTCCATGGTAAATAAGCAATTAACATAAATACAGAGATAAGGTGCAAATAATACATAGGATAAGCTAATGCAGCTACATTGGCTAATCTTAAAATTTCACTCCCAATACCTGTAATAGCAATTGCCCAAATAACACCTAAAAGATACCAATCATAATAGGAGCTTACACTTTTGGACGGATCAGTATTAAGTCTCATTCTAGTAATCAAAACCAAACCAGCAATTAATAAAACTGCCCCAATATTAGCCAACCATTTAATTGGATTAGCCAAACTCATTGGTGTATGCATTGGGTGTCCAATCAACTTTCCACCCCAATGTCCTGCAGCCACTACAGAGGTGACAACAAACAAAGCTACAAAACCATAGAACAAAAACAGATGTCCTTTATATCTCTCTGCGTTAGAAGTACATTTCTGAAATTTACTATGAGTTATAATCTCCTCTTTAATCACATCATAAAGGGCCTTCCAAAAGCTAGGGCCATCTTCTTTTGGCTCATAACCACTAGCTTTAAAAGAACTAAATAAGTTTCCTATAGCAGATGCAAAAGTAAAAAGAACAAATACTGCAACTAAGCCAAACACAGGATCTATCGTATAATCACCAGGGAAAACTTTTGCAAATTCAATAGTTCCGCTAGGAATAGTAAGGCCCGTGGTAAATCCCCAAATAATTAAATACAATAAAGCTGGTATGCCAAACAAAATAGGCAGATACTTTGCAGAACTTAGCCACTTTCCTAAAACAGCCGGTTTAGCTAAAGAACGATAAGCCATATTTCTTAAAGCAGCTAAAACATCTCCAGGGCTTGCTCCTCTAGGACACATATCAGAGCATTCCCCACAATTGTGACATAACCAAATGTCAATATCATTAACTAATTTGTCTTTTAATCCCCACTGAGCCCAAATCATTTCTTTTCGAGGAAATGGATTTTCCTCTGGGGATAAAGGACATATTACGCTACAGGTAGCACACTGGTAGCATTTTTTTAGAGACTCGCCCCCTGCCTCTTGTAATTCTTTAATAAATTGAACATCAGGATCAATTTTTAATCTTGCCATTATTTATCCTCCTAGAAGCCCTTATATGGGTTAGCACCAAAACCTTCTATCTCTTCCACAAATTGATCTATAATTTCAGGTACCTTATCATACTCGTCAATGGCTACCTGAACTTGTTTTACTCTCTCAGCCTCTACCTGTAATCTAGCTAAAGTTTCAGCTACGTTTTCCATTCTTCTATTACAAAGCTCACTACCTTTCATAAAGTGACATTGATAATCATCGCCATACTTACAACCAAGCAAAAGTACGCCATCAATACCTTTAGACATAGCTTCTGCAATCCACTGAGTATTTACCGAACCAAGGCAACGTACAGGTATAAACCGAACATAAGCTGACCACTTTTTGCCTCTCATAGCAGCCATATCTAAAGCTGGATAGGCGTCATTTTCACAACAAAGAACTAGGATTCTATATCCACCTTCATCTTCATACTCAGGCACTTGAATAGAGGTAATCATATCATTAACCATAGTAATTGAGTAATTATCAAAAGAAATAACTCTTTCAGGACAAGCACCCATACAAGTTCCACAACGACGACAACGAGTTGGGTTTGGCTTTGGAGTGCCTTTCTCATCATCATCTAAAGCACCAAAAGGACATTCCTCTGTACAACGTTTACATTGGGTACAACGTACAAAGTTAAATTTTGGAAAAGACATATCACCAGAACGGGGATGAACTGCAACCCCTCTATTGGCAGACTCAATACATTGAATAGCCTTTAACGCTGCACCTGTAGCATCTTCCTTGGCAGCTACAAGTCCCATTGGTTGTCTTACACAACCTGCAGTATAAATACCAGTTCTTCTTGTTTCATAAGGGAAACAAATATAATTAGAATCAGCAAAACCCTCAAATAACATCAAATCTGGGAATGTTGGTCCCTGGCGATAGTCTAATTTTAAACAAGAAATTTCTCTCAATTTTACAAGACGAGGATCTTCTGCGTTTTCTTCACCTTCTTTGTTTTCTTCTTTTTGTTCTTCTGAATCCTCTTGTTTTAATTCAAACTCTAATTGAGCCTCTTCAAATGTAGTTGGAACCATTCCTGTAGCCAGCACTACCATGTCAACCTTTACTTCTAGATCTTCACCAATCAAAGTATCTTTTACGCGAACAATTATCTGATCTCCATCTTCCACAATCTCCTCAATTTCTGCTTTAGTTAAAAAGATACCAGGATCATCTTGAGCTGCTTTATAATAATTTTCAAAAATACCTGTAGTTCGCATATCTTTATAAAAAATAAATGCCTTAGCATCAGGAGATAGCTCCCTTACATATTGAGCCTGTTTTAACGAAACCATACAACAAATAGAAGAACAATAAGGTAAATGTTCAGGATCTCTTTGACCTGCACACTGAATAAAGGCTACACTTTTAACTTCTGCTCCATCAGAAGGACGTTTAATGCCTTCTT
Proteins encoded in this window:
- a CDS encoding FAD-dependent oxidoreductase gives rise to the protein MADRKIGVYICTGCDIGNNVDIEKVKEYIDEECSPALIKELPFLCGQSGLEEIKKDIENEGINAVCIAGCSPRVNWDVFDFGPEVVVERANIRELAVWSYKEPDLPPYEETDLEADPLTMMVQDYIKMAVAKLEKTETPEPEIPEINKTILVVGGGYTGLNAALDAAKAGYDVVLVEKEAELGGFAAKMYKRTPSKYPFTDTEENNISELISQVQDNDKIKVLTSATIQKISGAPGIYEANVKVGEEEQTLNIGAIVLATGWKPYDASKLSDLGYGKIKNVVTNVEFETLAKEGIKRPSDGAEVKSVAFIQCAGQRDPEHLPYCSSICCMVSLKQAQYVRELSPDAKAFIFYKDMRTTGIFENYYKAAQDDPGIFLTKAEIEEIVEDGDQIIVRVKDTLIGEDLEVKVDMVVLATGMVPTTFEEAQLEFELKQEDSEEQKEENKEGEENAEDPRLVKLREISCLKLDYRQGPTFPDLMLFEGFADSNYICFPYETRRTGIYTAGCVRQPMGLVAAKEDATGAALKAIQCIESANRGVAVHPRSGDMSFPKFNFVRCTQCKRCTEECPFGALDDDEKGTPKPNPTRCRRCGTCMGACPERVISFDNYSITMVNDMITSIQVPEYEDEGGYRILVLCCENDAYPALDMAAMRGKKWSAYVRFIPVRCLGSVNTQWIAEAMSKGIDGVLLLGCKYGDDYQCHFMKGSELCNRRMENVAETLARLQVEAERVKQVQVAIDEYDKVPEIIDQFVEEIEGFGANPYKGF
- the qmoC gene encoding quinone-interacting membrane-bound oxidoreductase complex subunit QmoC, which encodes MARLKIDPDVQFIKELQEAGGESLKKCYQCATCSVICPLSPEENPFPRKEMIWAQWGLKDKLVNDIDIWLCHNCGECSDMCPRGASPGDVLAALRNMAYRSLAKPAVLGKWLSSAKYLPILFGIPALLYLIIWGFTTGLTIPSGTIEFAKVFPGDYTIDPVFGLVAVFVLFTFASAIGNLFSSFKASGYEPKEDGPSFWKALYDVIKEEIITHSKFQKCTSNAERYKGHLFLFYGFVALFVVTSVVAAGHWGGKLIGHPMHTPMSLANPIKWLANIGAVLLIAGLVLITRMRLNTDPSKSVSSYYDWYLLGVIWAIAITGIGSEILRLANVAALAYPMYYLHLISVFMLIAYLPWTKLAHLVYRTVALAYARQIGRKGLGE